GTGAAAAAACGCCTGTTTAACCAATTACATTCGGCTTCCAGCACACCTGTGATAACTTCAATACCTGCCTGCTGAAGCTTCTCGATTCCTTTTCCATCCACCTGGTCAAACGGGTCGCGGCACCCGACAATCACTTTTGGGATGCGCTGCTTAATAATCAGGTCGGCACAGGGCGGTGTTTTGCCATAGTGTGCGCAAGGTTCAAGCGAAACGTAGATGGTGCTGCTTCTTAATAATTCTTCCGCATTATCATACTTTGACAACACCGAATTCACTGCATTTACTTCAGCATGGGCCTGTCCGTATTGCCGGTGGTAACCTTCTCCAATTATCTTTTCCTCATGAACTATTACCGCCCCCACCATAGGGTTCGGGCTAACGCTACCTATACCCAAAGCGGCAAGCTCCAAGCAGCGCTGCATGTATGTTTCGTGGAAGGACATAGGGCAAATATAGTGTTTGTGATTGCACTGATTACCGGAAATGATTACACCGATCTATGATTTCTACTACACAATAATTTTGTTAATTCATTAATTCTGTAAATTCTGATTCAGATATGTTAATTTGTTGGATGAAAACCATTAAAGCTGTTTCAACAATATTCCGTGGAAAATTAGCTCATCTTTATGATCTGAAAGAGATCGACTCAATCTGCATGTTGGTTTTAACTGAGGTGGCGGGCACTACGCACGCAAGAATTAAGGCTTTTCCTGAATTAGAATTGTCCTGGAAGCAAATCGAATCTTTAAAAAATATACTTGATCAATTAGTTATCGGCAAACCAATTCAGTATATTTTGGGACAGACAGAATTTTATGGGCTTACTTTCAAAGTAAATCCATCCGTCCTTATACCGCGACCGGAGACGGAGGAATTAGTTTATTGGACCATTTCATTGATAAAAGAAACGAAACTGGCCGGGGGCAACATTTTGGATATCGGAACTGGATCGGGTTGTATTGCCATCAGCCTGAAAAAAAACTTACCCGAATTTTCCGTTTCCGCAATTGATATTTCATCTGATGCTTTAAAAACCGCCGGTGAAAATGCCGAATTAAATAATACAGAAGTCAACTTCATCTTAGGTGACATTTTAAATCCGAAATTGAACATTCAAAATTCGAAATTTGAAATCATTGTCTCCAACCCCCCTTACGTCACTCTTGATGACAAAAAGCAAATGCACACGAATGTAACCGATTTTGAACCCCACACTGCCCTGTTCGTTCCGGAAAACGACCCCTTAATTTTCTACAAAGCCATAACCGATTTTGCCTCAAAAAACCTTAAACCCGGTGGCTTATTGTTCTTCGAGATCAATGAAAGTTATGGTGAACAGACAGTTGAACTATTAAATAGTAAACGATTCATAAACATCGAGTTAAGAAAAGACATGGGTGGGCGGGATAGGATGATTAAAGCAGTCAGGTAGCATCCCTCTGCCAACTGCCTACTCCAAACTGCAAACTAACTTCTCGGATGATAAGAACCTATCACCTCCTTCAAATACTCCCTGTCCAAATGCGTATATATCTCGGTGGTCGTAATACTTTCATGCCCCAGCATTTCCTGTACCGCACGCAGGTCGGCGCCGCCTTCAACCAGGTGGGTTGCAAATGAATGCCGCAGCGTATGCGGACTGATGATCTTCTTGATCCCGGCTGCTTCCGCCAATTGTTTGATCAGCATAAACACATAAACCCTGCTCAGGCGTGATCCCCTCCGATTCAGGAATACCATATCCTCCTCTCCTTTTTTAATAGGGATATGTACCCGAACCTGTTCTATCCATATTTTCAAAGCCGTTATCGCTTCCCCTCCAATAGGCACCAGGCGTTCCTTACTGCCTTTGCCAAGCACCTTCACAAATTCTATATCGAGGTACAGGTTGGATAACTTTAGTTCCGTCAACTCCGATACCCGCAAACCGCAGCTGTACAACACCTCGATAATGGCTTTATTACGCGGTCCCTCGGGTTTGGACAGGTCAATAACGCTAAGCAATTTCTCAATATCCGGGTAACTTAATGTAACCGGCAGTTTCCGTTGTTTTTTGGGTGATTCGAGCAGTTCCGCAGGATCGTTTTTGATCAGGTCCTCGATTAGGAGATATTTATAAAAAGACTTAACACCGGATAGCACCCTGGCTTGCGACGATGGTAACATCCCGAGTTCGTTCACCCAGGTAATGAATTGCCGCAGGTTTGAAAGTGCTATTGTTTCAGGTTTCAGATTCTCTGTTTCAGCAAATTGCCGTAGCTTCTCGATATCCCGGCTGTAAGCTTCGATAGAATTCTCTGAAAGCCCCTTCTCCAGCTTAAGGTAAGCCTGAAATCCTTTTATCGCCGATCTCCAGTCCAATTGATTTTGCTTTTAATGTTTTATGGTTAAGTTTGAGGTAATGAATATACAAATTATCAACGGCCCCAACCTGAACCTGCTCGGCGTTCGCGAGAAATCCATCTATGGCGACAGCAGCTTCGAAAGCTACCTTCAGGATCTACGCAAACGTTACGCAAACATCACCATAAATTATTATCAAAGTAACGTCGAGGGCGAAATTATTAACAAGTTGCACGAGGTTGGCTTTACCGTCGACGGCATAGTGATAAATGCCGGAGCTTATACCCATACTTCTGTTGCTATTGGCGATGCCATTGCTGGCATCAAAGCACCGGTTATCGAGGTGCACATCTCGAACGTTTACAAACGCGAGGAATTCAGGCATAAATCTTTACTGGCGGCAAACTGCAAAGGCGTTATTGCCGGCTTTGGTCTCGACTCCTACCGTTTGGCTATTGAAAATTTGGTAAACGGATAATTTTATTTTGTAAATTGTTTTACACTATCCCTCAAGAAAATTTATATGTGCCGGGCATTAAAAATTAGCGCATTACTACTTCTTACCTTCTTGTTTTTCGGCAACAGCTTTGCCCAAACCCACGAAAAAACAAAAAAACCACTTACAGCGCGGGAAAGTGAAAGAAAAGCGATCCGTTCGCGCGATTCGGTTTTGCAGGCACTGAGCCGGAGCGACACCTCTATCAACAGTTTACTACAGCATCTGGAGCAATACCACACCACCTTTAACCAAATGCGGAATAACCTCGCCGAAGGTTTGGATACCACAGATGTCAGCGAACAATTGCCCGGGATAACAAGGAGACTTGGACGAATAAGAAACCTTATCAACACCAAAAAGTCGAGCACGCTGCGCTACCTGTTCGTGATGCGGGACAACCTGGATCATATACAGGACCAGCTCAAAGGCTGGCAATCGGACATGGACGATATCAGCACCAAGCTGGTACAAAACCAGCACGATATCATTCAGTTTTCAAAGGACACCTCTCTCAATAACGTACCTGAAGACAACGAATTACGCAGCGCTTATTTTGAACAGGGTATTGCCGTAAGGGCGGTTTGGCACCAGGTGGATTCGATCAATCGTACCGACCTATACAAGTTAAACCTGCTGCAAAATAAAATTGCCACGGCTTTTACCAACGCACTGGACGAGGACGACCTGATAGATGCCAAGATCAGGAAATTCGCCATACGATCGATGTCGGGCGAGTTCAACTGGATAGGCGCAAAAAATGACGTAAAATACAGCCGCATAGATTCTGCGTTGCGAAGTACTATAAGACTCAACACCATACAGGCCAATTATTTTTTTAAGAACGAAACCGGCACCCACGCCATAGCCTTAGGTTTCCTGGCACTTGTTTTACTCTGGATATTGTTTAATCGTTACAAAACGGTCAAACATCTCGAACACCAGGAACTCGTTTCAGATCACGCGCGCATTGTATACCGCAGGCCGATCGTTTCGGCATTACTTATACCCACTGCCATAGCTCCGTACTTTTATGACCACCCTCCTGTATTTTTCCTCGAATGTTGTTTCATCGTTACTATTATCCTAGTGCTTATCCTGGTAAAGAATAATTTTCCACTTTCGCTGTTCAGCTTCCTGTTCAAACTATTCTGGGTGACGACAGTCTATTGCCTCAGCAACTTGCTGGTGCAGATCACAGGCGAAGACAGGTATGTTGTGCTGCTGTTAAGCATCGTCTCGATAACTTTTGCGGCGTTGTTCTACAACCGTATAAAGAAAGAACCACAAGAACATCTCAGCTATACCAAACTGATCCTGAAGATATTCGTTTTGATGCACCTGGTATCAATCGTCCTCAATGTTACAGGCAGGTTTAGCCTGGCAAAAATTGTGGGCATTACAGCGGTGTTCAACCTGTGGCTTACCGTGGCACTTTATTTTATTATCAGGATCATTATTCAAACTATGTTTCTACAGCTTCATACCCGTAAAGCCGAAAGCAGCTTTATCAGTATGATCGACTACAATACGCTGCAAAAAAAATTCAGGAATGTGCTAACCACTTTGGCATCCCTGCTTTGGATATTCTTCCTGTTGCAAAATTTGAACATAGACGACTGGGTGCACGATTATTTAACCGATACATTGAACGAGTCGCGCAATATAGGCGGCGCCTCTTTCACATTCGGAGGTTTTGTCATTTTCTTTTTAGTGATTTGGCTGTCGTCGCTGCTGTCGCGTGTCATCAGTTATTTTTACGACCTGTCCTCGCAGCATACTAACGATATTTCGGTACTAAAGAAAAAGAACCGCGCGTCTACCTTACTTATCCGTATCGGCGTGTTTACTGTTGGTTTTTTGCTGGCGGTTGGGGCGTCGGGCTTTCCCCTCGATAAACTCACCATCATTTTCAGCGCCTTTGGCGTAGGTATTGGCTTTGGTTTGCAGAATGTAACCAATAACCTCGTTTCGGGTATGATACTGGCCTTTGAAAAACCGATACAAATAGGCGATGTGATAGAAGTTGGCGGGCGGCAGGGTACGATGAAAGAAATCGGCATCCGTTCGAGCAGGCTCGAGACAGGTGATGGCGCCGAGGTTATCATACCCAATGGCGACCTGATCTCGCAAAATGTTGTTAATTGGACGCTTAGTAACGCCAGCCGGCAAGTCGAGCTGGTAGTGCATACCGCTTATGGGTCCGATATAGAAAAAGTGACATCGCTGTTGCAGGAAATAATGGCTAAACGTGATGACATTATGGATAATCCGGGGCCATCCGTTTTCCTCCTGAATGTTTCTGACGACGCAGTCGATTTCCGGGTACTTTTCTGGGCAGCTGATATCAGCCACTATTCCGAATTGCGCAGCCGCGTGCTGGCGGATATTTACGCCGAATTTGCAAAAGCGGGCATCGCAATACCTAAAAAGAAGAAAGAGTAAACCCTAATAGAATTTTTTGGGGTCGAGTGACGAAAAGGTGTGCTTTTTCTTCATAAAAAAGTCCCACACAATGCTGCTGCGATACATGCCCTTAAGGGCACGCAGGTTACTTCGTCTATTCCGCTTTGGCCCGCCACCTTTAAATAGCTGTAACACAAAATTCTGGTGTGCCCGGCTCACCGCCCATGCATCGCGACGCTTCCCTTCATTCAGAAAACGCACGATGGCCAACAGATCCATCCAAAAACGGATAAATATGATCAGCATCCCACGCCAAAAGGAAAGATTGTTTCGCAACAGTAACAGGTTGTTCCTGAAATTCAGAAATGTCTTAAAAGGGTTCTCAGTGTTTAACGTCCCACCGCCAACGTGGTAAACTTCCGATTCGGCGCAATACACCACTTTGTAGCCCATATTTTTGAGTCGCCAGCATAGGTCAATCTCTTCCATGTGCGCAAAAAAGCGGTCGTCAAACCCGCCTGCTTCCACCCAGTATTTCTTTTTCACAAACATAGCTGCTCCCGACGCCCAAAAAATCTCGCCCGACTGCTGATATTGGCCCTTATCCTGTTCTATCTCATAAAACATGCGCCCGCGGCAAAACGGGTAGCCATAAACATCAATAAATCCGCCAGCGGCGCCGGCATGTTCAAAATGATCTTTATCGGCAAATGCTTTTATCTTTGGGGCAGCGGCGGCTATCAACGGATCACTTTCCATTAACGATATCACCGGCTCTATCCAGCCGGGATGCACCTCGACATCCGAATTAAGCAGGATGAAGTAATCAGCATCAACTTTTTCCAGCACCCTGTTATATCCGCCGGTAAAGCCGTAATTCTGATCGTTTTTAATTATCCTGATAGTTGGATAGTTTTGTGTTAAGAACTCAATTGAACCATCGGTAGAGCCATTATCACCGACTACGATATCCAGGTTTGGCCAGATGGATGTAAGCACCGAAGGCAAAAAATCGCGGAGATATTTTACCCCGTTCCAGTTTAATATAACGATGGCAACTTTCGGTGTATTTGTCATTAATCTGTGTCGGACGGTCAGGGCCCCGGATTTCCGTGCAATAATATGCTTTTAATCGGAAATATATGGGCTAAACATCAATCAAAGAATACAGGTTTGGCTATGTCTTCAGGTTTGATCTTCCACCTGCGGTGCGACCAGAGCCAGTACTCCGGCTTCTCCCTGATGAGTGATTCGAGGTAGTTTACCTGGATTTTGGTGATCTCGTAAGGTTTGGTTTCCTTCGGATTTTCAACCAGCGGCACCAACGTATAGGTGTAGTAACCTCTCTTAACCAGGTCGATCCGGTAAAAAACAATGGCACAGTCCCTTATACCGCTAAGCTTTTCCACACCCAGAAATACAGCTGTCGGCTGGTTCAAAAAAGTAGTGAAGTATACCGCCTCGCTGCGGGCGGGCGTTTGATCGGCGGCTAAAACGGTGAAAGTAAGTTCGTTCTTATATTCGATCATTTTGCGCAGCGTCTGTTTCATGGATATCATGATCGTACCGAAGCGCGAACGCGTGCGGTTGATAAAATTGGTAAAAACTTCGCTCGACTGTGGTTTATAAACCACCATTTTAACTTTATCGGTAAGGAAACCGAAGTTAAGGCAGGCAAGCTCCCAGTTGCCGTAGTGGCCGGCCGCTGCCAAAATGCTTTTCCCCTGGGCAAAGTAGTGCTCCATTATTTCGGGGTTGGTACATACCATACGGCGGCGAACCTGTTTTTCGGACATGCTGGTGGATTTGATGGTCTCCAGTGTCAGGTCGGCCATGTATTTGAAGTATTTTTTTTCAATAACTGCGCGTTCCTCTTCAGACTTTTCGGGAAATGAATTACGAAGATTATCCTGCACAACTTTTCGGCGATAGCCTGTCACGTAATACAATATCACAAAGACCAGGTCGGATATAAGGTACAAAAACCAGAAGGGCAACAACGAAAGCAGGTAGAAAAAGAAGACACCTATATACGAAAGGCCTTTTTTTATCATTATTTTATCCGAATTTTGAGCACAAACATAGAATATATGATTGAAAAAGGCGCTGTTCTGCCGCTATTTTATCTGCCGCCTGTTGAATATTTCAGTGAGCTGACGATTTATGATCCCGAATTCCTGGTTGAAAAATATGAGCATTTCCCGAAACAAACCTATCGTAACCGGGCCAACATTTATTCACCCGACGGTATGCTTACTTTGGTGGTGCCTGTGGTAAAAGGTTCCAAGGTGCATACCGCAGTAAAAGATGTACAAATAAGCTATGATTTCCGCTGGCAGCGCCTGCACTGGATGAGCCTCCAAAACTGCTATCGCCGCTCGGCCTATTTTGAATATTATGAAGATGAATTCGCTATATTTTATGAAGTGAAGGAAAAGTTCCTGTTTGATATGAACGAAAAGTTGCTGCGTCTGTTGCTTAACCTGCTAAAAATAAAGGCCGAACTTAAATTCACCCAAACGTACGAGCCGCAGTACCTGCATTTAAAAGATCTGCGGGACGCTTTCAGCCCGAAAAAAACATCCGCGTACCCTGCGAAACCCTATTACCAGCTTTTTGAGGAACGGCACGGCTTTATGAAAAACCTCAGTATCGTCGACCTGTTATTTAACCAGGGGCCACAATCTGTTAATTACCTTTAGAAAAAATGAGCAAACCGTTAAAAAGGATACGTTATAAAAAACGCGACCGCAGAATTGAAGTAGGCGCCAGTCCGGGTTCTATTAATATTTCCGAAGATGCCCTAAAGCCGGTTATTATGGTTTACAGCTATAATGACAAAGAACTTATCAAATCGGAAGGTAAGACGGTTGATATTATCCTGAAGCAGTTTAAAAAATGTACAGACCACGCCCATTGGATACAGGTAAAGGGATTGGGCGATAAAAAGCTGATGGAGGAGATCGGGTCGCATTTGAATATCAATCCCCTTGTGCTCGAGGATATCGTCAATACCCACCAGCGGCCAAAGTTCGACGAATATGATGATTATGTATTCAGCACCAGCCGCATCATCCATTTTAACAAGGAAAACGAATTGGTGAATTGCCAATTCTCATCATTGATCAAAAGGAATATCATCATCAGCTTTGAGGAGACACATGACGAATATTTTGAAGCGGTAAAAGCCCGGCTCGAGGCAGGCAAAGGAGCCATCCGTACCGCCGGACCGGGATATATGTGCTATGCGCTTACCGATACCATACTGGATAATTACTTCGTTTTGCTGGCGAAAATAGGCGACATGCTGGACGATACCGAGGACCACCTGTATAGCAGTCCGGATAAAAGCGTGATGTACAATGCCCAGGCATTAAAACGCATACTAATAACGGTAAGGCGCGCCAGCTGGCCCGAGCGCGACAAAATAAACGAAATGCTGCGCACGGAAAACCCGCTGGTATCTCCCGAAGTAAAAATATACCTGCGCGATGCGTACGACCACTGTATACAGATAATGGACCTGGTGGAAAGCTACAAGGAAATAACTTCCAGCATTATCGACCTGTACCTATCCATGGTAAGCAACCGGATGAACGAGATCATGAAGGTGCTAACCATCATATCGGTCATCTTTATCCCCTTAACCTTTATTGCCGGCATATACGGCATGAACTTCGCACGGGTCGACCCGGTCACCAATAAAGTAATGCCGGATAACCTTCCCGAATTATATTCGCCGCATGGCTACTATTATGCCCTGCTTGGCATGTTTATCATAGCCGTGATACAGATCATCGTATTCTGGAAAAAAGGATGGTTTAGTAAATTGTAGCTGATCAAATTAATAAGTTGGATCAAGTTGAATGAGTCAGGCACCGGTGTATATTAACCTGATCAACCACTTAACTTAATCCAACCAGTCAACTACTTTTGAAACTCCGGTTTCAGCTCGGCTTTCATAGCTTTCTGGAATTTTTCAACCTTAGGTACCGATACCGATTGAATATAACCGCTTTCAGGGTGCAGGCGGTAATAACCCTGGTGATACTTCTCGGCGGGATAAAAGGCTTTGAACGGAACAACCTGTGTTACTATAGGATCGCCATAATGCTTGGTTGCGTCTATTTTTTTGATCTCGTCCAGCAGAATAGCTTTTTCTTCGGGTGTACGGTAAAATGCAATGGAGCGGTAGTCGGTGCCCCTGTCGGGTCCCTGGTAATTAAGTTCTGTCGGATTGTGCGCAAAGAAGAACGCATGGGCCAATGTCGCAAAGCTGATCACTTTGGGGTCGTAATATATCTGCACAACTTCGGCATGGCCGGTCTCCTGTGTGCCAACCTCTTCGTAACTGGGGCGTACTTTTGTTCCGCCAGCATAGCCGGAAACCACTTTATCGACACCTTTCAATTCGGACATGGCCTCGCTCATGCTCCAGAAACAGCCACCGCCAAAAGTAGCAACCTGCTCGCCCGGTTTCTGCTGGGGCAGCGACGCGTAGTCGCTTGAGTTCTGTCCGTTAACGCAGCCGGCAAATAAAAATACAGAGGCTGCAAATAAAATAATTCGTTTCATATTCAATTGAGTTTTATAACCTGATATACGCCGGCAGCCATCACACGGATGGTCATCGGCAGGTAATCGTTTTCGTGTTAGTCGAAACGGGCCGTAATACCTTACAACTCATTTAAAGCAGGCAGTTACCTTAATGTTTGCTTTACCATAGCCAGTATTTTTGCCAGGCCGTTTATTTTTATTTCGTAGGTTGTCGATAGCAGCATCCCCAGTTTCCCTGCCGGAAAGCCCTTATTTTTAAGCCATTCCAGATAATAAACCGGCAGGTCGCATATCAGTGTGCCTTTGTATTTCCCAAAGGGCATCGCCGTTTTTACAACATCTATCAATACCTGGCGGTCGGGGGTTATGTTCTCCAAGCCGTAAAATTATTAATTATGACCGGTATCATATCTAAATAATTACAAAACAGATAATTTCGCATAGTGTTATAAAATAAATCTAAAGCCATGGAAGAACAATTTGAAGCATTTTTGACGGGATCGGACAACTTAGTCGACGGCATAGTAACACCAATACACTATGCGCAATACGGAAGGGCATACGAATTTAAATCTATCGATGGAACGCTGCACCTGGTTATCAGCAGGGACAAAAGGGGCAAATGGGTAAGGGTTGACGGAACTGAACCTTATTTTTCGGGCTGGGTAGATGAACTGGCCGAACAGGTGGCCAAAGCCAAACAATTATAAATATATGGAAAAACGCGAACTGGGCAGATCGGGCATAAAGGTTCATCCTTTTTGTTTCGGCGGGAATGTATTTGGCTGGACCGCTGATGAGAAAACATCTTTTGAATTGCTTGACGAACTGGTTGATACCGGTTTTGATTTTATCGATACCGCCGATGTTTACTCAGCTTGGGCTCCCGGTAATAAAGGGGGCGAGTCGGAAACGATCATTGGCAACTGGCTGAAAAGATCGGGCAAGCGGGATAAAATGATCATTGCTACCAAGGTCGGCAAACCCATGGGGCCGGGCAAAAAAGGGCTTTCCAAAACTTATATCACCCGGGCAGTTGAAGACTCGTTAAAACGGCTGCAGACCGATTATATCGACCTGTATCAATCCCATGACGATGATAAAGAAACTCCGTTGGCAGAAACACTTGATACTTTTACCAACCTCATAACACAAGGTAAAGTGCGGGCCGTAGGCGCATCTAACTACAGCGGTGCACGGCTGGCTGAAGCTGTAGAAGTAAGCAGGGCAAATGGATTGGCCCAATATCAAACCCTGCAGCCCGAATATAACCTGTACAGCCGCGAGGGATACGAAAAAGACCTTGAGCCTGTCTGTGTAAAAAATAACATCGGGGTAATTACCTACTATTCCCTGGCAAGCGGCTTTCTTACCTGCAAATACCGTTCCGGGGCCGATCTGGCTAAAAGCCAGCGTGGGGGCGGCATTAAAAAATTTATGAACGAACGCGGGATGCGTA
Above is a window of Mucilaginibacter ginsenosidivorans DNA encoding:
- a CDS encoding mechanosensitive ion channel family protein yields the protein MFFGNSFAQTHEKTKKPLTARESERKAIRSRDSVLQALSRSDTSINSLLQHLEQYHTTFNQMRNNLAEGLDTTDVSEQLPGITRRLGRIRNLINTKKSSTLRYLFVMRDNLDHIQDQLKGWQSDMDDISTKLVQNQHDIIQFSKDTSLNNVPEDNELRSAYFEQGIAVRAVWHQVDSINRTDLYKLNLLQNKIATAFTNALDEDDLIDAKIRKFAIRSMSGEFNWIGAKNDVKYSRIDSALRSTIRLNTIQANYFFKNETGTHAIALGFLALVLLWILFNRYKTVKHLEHQELVSDHARIVYRRPIVSALLIPTAIAPYFYDHPPVFFLECCFIVTIILVLILVKNNFPLSLFSFLFKLFWVTTVYCLSNLLVQITGEDRYVVLLLSIVSITFAALFYNRIKKEPQEHLSYTKLILKIFVLMHLVSIVLNVTGRFSLAKIVGITAVFNLWLTVALYFIIRIIIQTMFLQLHTRKAESSFISMIDYNTLQKKFRNVLTTLASLLWIFFLLQNLNIDDWVHDYLTDTLNESRNIGGASFTFGGFVIFFLVIWLSSLLSRVISYFYDLSSQHTNDISVLKKKNRASTLLIRIGVFTVGFLLAVGASGFPLDKLTIIFSAFGVGIGFGLQNVTNNLVSGMILAFEKPIQIGDVIEVGGRQGTMKEIGIRSSRLETGDGAEVIIPNGDLISQNVVNWTLSNASRQVELVVHTAYGSDIEKVTSLLQEIMAKRDDIMDNPGPSVFLLNVSDDAVDFRVLFWAADISHYSELRSRVLADIYAEFAKAGIAIPKKKKE
- the prmC gene encoding peptide chain release factor N(5)-glutamine methyltransferase codes for the protein MKTIKAVSTIFRGKLAHLYDLKEIDSICMLVLTEVAGTTHARIKAFPELELSWKQIESLKNILDQLVIGKPIQYILGQTEFYGLTFKVNPSVLIPRPETEELVYWTISLIKETKLAGGNILDIGTGSGCIAISLKKNLPEFSVSAIDISSDALKTAGENAELNNTEVNFILGDILNPKLNIQNSKFEIIVSNPPYVTLDDKKQMHTNVTDFEPHTALFVPENDPLIFYKAITDFASKNLKPGGLLFFEINESYGEQTVELLNSKRFINIELRKDMGGRDRMIKAVR
- a CDS encoding aldo/keto reductase; this translates as MEKRELGRSGIKVHPFCFGGNVFGWTADEKTSFELLDELVDTGFDFIDTADVYSAWAPGNKGGESETIIGNWLKRSGKRDKMIIATKVGKPMGPGKKGLSKTYITRAVEDSLKRLQTDYIDLYQSHDDDKETPLAETLDTFTNLITQGKVRAVGASNYSGARLAEAVEVSRANGLAQYQTLQPEYNLYSREGYEKDLEPVCVKNNIGVITYYSLASGFLTCKYRSGADLAKSQRGGGIKKFMNERGMRILDALDKVAGEYNSTPAAIALAWLIKRPGVVAPIASATSIEQLKQITAAVTTGLSDDAIKLLDTASCY
- the aroQ gene encoding type II 3-dehydroquinate dehydratase; translated protein: MNIQIINGPNLNLLGVREKSIYGDSSFESYLQDLRKRYANITINYYQSNVEGEIINKLHEVGFTVDGIVINAGAYTHTSVAIGDAIAGIKAPVIEVHISNVYKREEFRHKSLLAANCKGVIAGFGLDSYRLAIENLVNG
- a CDS encoding DUF3820 family protein, with the translated sequence MENITPDRQVLIDVVKTAMPFGKYKGTLICDLPVYYLEWLKNKGFPAGKLGMLLSTTYEIKINGLAKILAMVKQTLR
- a CDS encoding WbqC family protein: MSTNIEYMIEKGAVLPLFYLPPVEYFSELTIYDPEFLVEKYEHFPKQTYRNRANIYSPDGMLTLVVPVVKGSKVHTAVKDVQISYDFRWQRLHWMSLQNCYRRSAYFEYYEDEFAIFYEVKEKFLFDMNEKLLRLLLNLLKIKAELKFTQTYEPQYLHLKDLRDAFSPKKTSAYPAKPYYQLFEERHGFMKNLSIVDLLFNQGPQSVNYL
- the msrA gene encoding peptide-methionine (S)-S-oxide reductase MsrA; the encoded protein is MKRIILFAASVFLFAGCVNGQNSSDYASLPQQKPGEQVATFGGGCFWSMSEAMSELKGVDKVVSGYAGGTKVRPSYEEVGTQETGHAEVVQIYYDPKVISFATLAHAFFFAHNPTELNYQGPDRGTDYRSIAFYRTPEEKAILLDEIKKIDATKHYGDPIVTQVVPFKAFYPAEKYHQGYYRLHPESGYIQSVSVPKVEKFQKAMKAELKPEFQK
- a CDS encoding lysophospholipid acyltransferase family protein, coding for MIKKGLSYIGVFFFYLLSLLPFWFLYLISDLVFVILYYVTGYRRKVVQDNLRNSFPEKSEEERAVIEKKYFKYMADLTLETIKSTSMSEKQVRRRMVCTNPEIMEHYFAQGKSILAAAGHYGNWELACLNFGFLTDKVKMVVYKPQSSEVFTNFINRTRSRFGTIMISMKQTLRKMIEYKNELTFTVLAADQTPARSEAVYFTTFLNQPTAVFLGVEKLSGIRDCAIVFYRIDLVKRGYYTYTLVPLVENPKETKPYEITKIQVNYLESLIREKPEYWLWSHRRWKIKPEDIAKPVFFD
- the corA gene encoding magnesium/cobalt transporter CorA; this encodes MSKPLKRIRYKKRDRRIEVGASPGSINISEDALKPVIMVYSYNDKELIKSEGKTVDIILKQFKKCTDHAHWIQVKGLGDKKLMEEIGSHLNINPLVLEDIVNTHQRPKFDEYDDYVFSTSRIIHFNKENELVNCQFSSLIKRNIIISFEETHDEYFEAVKARLEAGKGAIRTAGPGYMCYALTDTILDNYFVLLAKIGDMLDDTEDHLYSSPDKSVMYNAQALKRILITVRRASWPERDKINEMLRTENPLVSPEVKIYLRDAYDHCIQIMDLVESYKEITSSIIDLYLSMVSNRMNEIMKVLTIISVIFIPLTFIAGIYGMNFARVDPVTNKVMPDNLPELYSPHGYYYALLGMFIIAVIQIIVFWKKGWFSKL
- the xerD gene encoding site-specific tyrosine recombinase XerD, producing MDWRSAIKGFQAYLKLEKGLSENSIEAYSRDIEKLRQFAETENLKPETIALSNLRQFITWVNELGMLPSSQARVLSGVKSFYKYLLIEDLIKNDPAELLESPKKQRKLPVTLSYPDIEKLLSVIDLSKPEGPRNKAIIEVLYSCGLRVSELTELKLSNLYLDIEFVKVLGKGSKERLVPIGGEAITALKIWIEQVRVHIPIKKGEEDMVFLNRRGSRLSRVYVFMLIKQLAEAAGIKKIISPHTLRHSFATHLVEGGADLRAVQEMLGHESITTTEIYTHLDREYLKEVIGSYHPRS
- a CDS encoding glycosyltransferase family 2 protein, yielding MTNTPKVAIVILNWNGVKYLRDFLPSVLTSIWPNLDIVVGDNGSTDGSIEFLTQNYPTIRIIKNDQNYGFTGGYNRVLEKVDADYFILLNSDVEVHPGWIEPVISLMESDPLIAAAAPKIKAFADKDHFEHAGAAGGFIDVYGYPFCRGRMFYEIEQDKGQYQQSGEIFWASGAAMFVKKKYWVEAGGFDDRFFAHMEEIDLCWRLKNMGYKVVYCAESEVYHVGGGTLNTENPFKTFLNFRNNLLLLRNNLSFWRGMLIIFIRFWMDLLAIVRFLNEGKRRDAWAVSRAHQNFVLQLFKGGGPKRNRRSNLRALKGMYRSSIVWDFFMKKKHTFSSLDPKKFY